From Acinetobacter lwoffii, a single genomic window includes:
- a CDS encoding AraC family transcriptional regulator, producing the protein MKTIAPRQDQGIPGVYGLLLLDVISRWGYNNESLFQPFSLTSEQLADPDFRIPTPVANELVKYALKLTGEPTLGYHLGTQMRISIHGFIGYAIMTANNITDALVLANRFIQLRLPFLQLFFSTFGAKATVQLQTDIQLEPLRTEISIALMIGLISMAKAITGVTDATGEIDFDFKKPEGFERFMAKFPTHQFRFEQPHLILSFDKSYLMNKLVHADPIASQIAINQCETELSALGERHRIAMRVRDILTHAEQHYLSIESVADRLHMSDRTLKRQLAAEGTSFSTLVDEVRYRHATSLLSRTDFTLEQIADELGYSDVANFSRAFKRWSGRSPSNWRKDPYL; encoded by the coding sequence ATGAAAACAATTGCTCCACGCCAAGACCAAGGAATTCCAGGTGTTTACGGTCTCCTGCTTCTCGATGTCATTTCCCGCTGGGGTTATAACAATGAATCGCTTTTCCAACCTTTTAGCCTGACCAGTGAACAGTTGGCAGATCCTGATTTTCGTATTCCAACCCCTGTTGCCAACGAACTGGTCAAATATGCCCTGAAACTGACCGGAGAGCCGACCTTGGGTTATCATCTCGGCACACAGATGCGGATCTCGATTCATGGCTTTATTGGCTATGCGATTATGACGGCGAATAATATTACCGATGCGCTGGTACTGGCGAACCGATTTATTCAACTTCGTTTACCCTTCCTGCAACTGTTTTTCTCGACTTTTGGTGCTAAAGCCACGGTACAGCTGCAAACCGATATTCAGCTTGAACCGCTGCGCACCGAAATTTCCATTGCCTTGATGATTGGTCTGATCAGTATGGCCAAAGCCATTACAGGCGTTACCGATGCCACGGGAGAAATCGACTTCGATTTTAAGAAGCCGGAAGGTTTTGAACGCTTTATGGCGAAGTTTCCAACGCATCAGTTCCGTTTTGAACAACCGCATTTAATTCTGAGCTTTGATAAAAGTTACCTGATGAATAAGCTGGTGCACGCCGATCCGATTGCCAGCCAGATTGCGATTAACCAGTGTGAAACGGAACTTTCTGCCTTGGGCGAACGGCATCGGATTGCGATGCGCGTCCGAGATATCTTGACCCATGCCGAGCAGCATTATCTGAGTATTGAAAGTGTGGCAGATCGCTTACACATGTCTGACCGCACCTTAAAACGTCAACTCGCCGCCGAAGGCACCTCCTTTTCTACCCTAGTCGATGAAGTTCGTTACCGGCATGCCACCTCATTATTGTCCCGGACAGATTTCACTCTGGAACAGATTGCCGATGAACTGGGTTATAGTGATGTCGCCAATTTTAGCCGGGCGTTTAAACGCTGGAGTGGCCGCAGCCCGAGCAACTGGCGCAAAGATCCTTATTTATAA
- the gcvH gene encoding glycine cleavage system protein GcvH, which yields MNHPAELKYASTHEWVRIEGDLVVTGISDHAQDALGDLVYVEAPDLDSHITAGEQAGVVESVKTASDIHAPVSGVVVEINPDLEDDPDFINDDPYGKGWIYKIKPDNMADVEKLLSNTEYEAGL from the coding sequence ATGAATCATCCTGCAGAATTAAAGTACGCAAGTACACATGAATGGGTCCGCATTGAGGGTGATCTTGTTGTGACCGGTATTTCCGATCATGCACAGGATGCGTTAGGCGATTTGGTCTATGTCGAAGCACCAGATCTTGATTCACATATCACTGCGGGCGAACAAGCTGGCGTGGTTGAATCAGTAAAAACAGCTTCTGATATTCATGCGCCGGTGTCTGGTGTGGTAGTTGAAATCAATCCTGATCTTGAAGATGATCCTGATTTCATTAATGACGACCCATATGGCAAAGGCTGGATTTATAAAATCAAGCCAGACAATATGGCAGATGTCGAAAAGCTGCTTTCCAATACAGAATATGAAGCTGGCCTCTAA
- a CDS encoding MFS transporter: MNANAAPLWTKSFVLCLANNLFLFIFYFAQTTILPIYILKELGGNLTQAGLAMTLFMVSAIAMRPFSGLIIEKFGVRRTLIISEVFFSLFSLTYLLADQLTILFIIRFFHGIWFSILTTVCVPVVNQFIPEQRKGEGMGYFVMSVNLGIVLGPLIGLSLMEYWSYFQVSTLLIALVFIGFAFCFLIPVKEPEKIIKNTNKKTSLELTDFVEKKVLPVAVLAMLISFSYASIMSFIAPYAASKDLMAYAGLFFVIFAISMMSLRPITGKIYDRKGPQYVIYPALLAFSLGLFLLSQIQTLWGFMLAAVMVGVGFGSVQPCIQTLAIQGAPKHRIGYATSTFYTFYDLGIAIGSLLIGAIIAAYSYQFAFMLCGILTLSSIIYFKLVVQRKTV, translated from the coding sequence ATGAACGCCAATGCAGCGCCATTATGGACCAAGTCATTTGTGCTTTGTCTGGCCAACAACCTGTTTTTATTTATTTTCTATTTTGCGCAAACCACAATTTTGCCGATTTATATCTTAAAAGAATTAGGCGGCAACCTGACCCAGGCGGGGCTGGCCATGACTTTGTTTATGGTCTCTGCCATTGCAATGCGACCTTTTAGCGGTTTAATTATCGAAAAATTTGGGGTACGTAGAACCCTGATTATTTCAGAAGTGTTTTTTAGCCTGTTTTCACTTACTTATCTGCTGGCAGATCAGCTCACGATTCTGTTTATCATCCGTTTCTTCCATGGCATCTGGTTCAGTATATTGACTACAGTTTGCGTGCCTGTGGTGAACCAATTTATTCCGGAGCAGCGTAAAGGCGAAGGCATGGGCTATTTTGTCATGTCGGTAAATCTGGGGATTGTCTTGGGTCCTTTAATTGGTCTGAGCCTGATGGAATACTGGTCTTATTTTCAGGTCAGTACGCTATTGATCGCCTTAGTTTTTATCGGATTTGCCTTCTGCTTTTTAATTCCGGTAAAAGAGCCTGAAAAAATCATCAAAAATACTAACAAGAAAACCTCGCTTGAGCTGACAGATTTTGTGGAAAAGAAAGTGCTGCCTGTCGCGGTACTGGCCATGCTGATTTCTTTTTCTTATGCCAGCATCATGTCTTTTATTGCACCATATGCAGCCAGCAAGGATTTAATGGCCTATGCCGGCTTATTTTTTGTGATTTTCGCCATTTCCATGATGAGCCTCCGTCCGATCACCGGGAAAATTTATGATCGTAAAGGTCCACAATATGTGATTTATCCGGCGTTGCTGGCCTTTAGTCTGGGCCTGTTTTTACTTAGCCAGATTCAGACCTTATGGGGATTCATGCTGGCTGCGGTCATGGTTGGCGTGGGTTTTGGTAGTGTACAACCATGTATTCAAACCTTGGCGATTCAGGGTGCACCCAAGCATCGAATTGGCTATGCAACTTCAACTTTTTATACTTTTTATGATCTGGGGATTGCCATTGGTTCACTGCTGATTGGTGCCATCATTGCAGCTTACAGTTATCAGTTTGCTTTTATGCTATGCGGTATTTTAACCTTAAGCAGTATTATTTATTTTAAGCTGGTGGTGCAACGTAAAACCGTCTAG
- a CDS encoding PilT/PilU family type 4a pilus ATPase, which translates to MFTAELLDEAKKFMHHMLTKVVEYGGSDLFITADFPPSIKHQGLMKPFGQQELTAEKTKLFAYSLMNDKQRKEFETELECNFAITVPGVSRFRVNVFQQQLNVGMVIRTITAEIPNFQKLKLPESLKHVIMEKRGLVLVVGGTGSGKSTSLAAMIDYRNENSAGHIITVEDPVEYVHKHKKSMITHREVGVDCHSWHNALKNTLRQAPDVILIGEIRDTETMEHAIAFAETGHLCLGTLHSNNANQTLDRIINFFPEERRNQLLMDLSSNMKAIISQRLIRTQDGKGRRAAIEIMLNTPLISDLILKGEFHELKAIMAKSRELGMQTFDQALFDLYNQGEISYEEALRNADSTNELRLQIKLKSNRQDTTVATEATQFTMMQEPKAEEKQAENTSVSE; encoded by the coding sequence ATGTTCACGGCAGAATTGTTGGACGAAGCAAAAAAATTCATGCATCACATGCTGACTAAGGTGGTGGAATATGGCGGTTCAGATTTATTTATTACGGCTGATTTTCCACCTAGTATTAAACATCAGGGCTTAATGAAACCTTTTGGACAGCAGGAACTCACGGCTGAAAAAACCAAGCTGTTTGCCTACAGCTTGATGAATGATAAACAGCGTAAAGAATTTGAAACTGAACTCGAGTGCAATTTTGCCATCACCGTGCCAGGTGTTTCCCGTTTCCGGGTCAATGTGTTCCAGCAACAACTCAATGTCGGCATGGTAATTCGTACCATTACTGCAGAAATTCCAAACTTCCAGAAACTGAAATTACCGGAATCGCTGAAACATGTGATTATGGAAAAACGCGGACTGGTGCTGGTGGTCGGTGGAACGGGTTCAGGTAAATCAACTTCACTCGCGGCGATGATTGACTACCGTAATGAAAATTCGGCCGGGCATATCATTACCGTAGAAGACCCGGTTGAATATGTGCATAAACATAAAAAATCCATGATTACTCATCGTGAAGTCGGAGTGGACTGCCATTCTTGGCATAATGCACTGAAAAATACCTTGCGTCAGGCTCCGGATGTAATTCTGATCGGGGAAATTCGCGATACTGAAACTATGGAACATGCGATTGCTTTTGCGGAAACTGGCCATTTGTGTTTGGGAACTCTGCATTCCAATAATGCCAACCAGACTTTGGATCGGATTATCAACTTCTTCCCTGAAGAACGCCGGAATCAGTTATTGATGGATTTGTCTTCAAATATGAAGGCAATTATTTCACAGCGTCTGATTCGGACTCAAGATGGTAAAGGCCGTCGGGCAGCGATTGAAATCATGCTGAATACGCCTTTGATTTCCGACCTGATCCTGAAAGGCGAGTTTCATGAGCTGAAAGCCATTATGGCTAAATCCCGTGAACTGGGCATGCAGACCTTTGACCAGGCCTTATTTGACCTGTATAACCAGGGTGAAATTTCTTATGAAGAAGCCTTGCGCAATGCCGATTCGACCAATGAACTGCGCTTACAAATCAAGCTGAAAAGTAACCGACAGGACACTACCGTAGCCACAGAGGCAACCCAATTCACCATGATGCAAGAGCCAAAAGCGGAAGAGAAACAAGCAGAGAATACTTCGGTGTCAGAATAA
- a CDS encoding IS5 family transposase (programmed frameshift) — MARTLLTDDIWQQIQDTMRLHGCYRSKNSRNIMEAILWKLRTGATWRDIPQEFCPWQTAYNRFNRWASKGLWNKFFLDLRGVLDQEWVFIDGSYIRVHQHASGARNGFERAIGQSRGGRTTKIHLATDANGLPIDFKITGGGVHDSQVAKQLIDTVGEATYLIADKGYDAEHIRIYAQNKDMIPIIPMRSNSKRSNKEFDKYLYKLRHLVENVFARLKHFRAIATRFDKLARNYQSMIYIACMFIWCKAK; from the exons ATGGCACGTACTCTTCTTACCGATGATATCTGGCAGCAAATTCAAGATACTATGCGATTACATGGTTGCTACCGTTCAAAGAATAGTAGAAATATCATGGAAGCGATCTTATGGAAACTGCGTACAGGCGCCACATGGCGTGATATTCCTCAAGAATTTTGTCCTTGGCAAACTGCTTATAATCGTTTTAATCGTTGGGCAAGCAAGGGATTGTGGAATAAATTTTTTTTAGATT TACGAGGCGTCTTGGATCAAGAATGGGTATTCATTGACGGAAGCTACATACGCGTGCATCAACATGCAAGTGGAGCTCGGAATGGTTTCGAAAGAGCAATTGGACAATCACGTGGTGGACGAACAACAAAAATACATCTTGCAACCGACGCGAATGGATTACCGATTGATTTTAAAATCACTGGGGGTGGCGTCCACGACAGTCAAGTTGCAAAACAACTGATTGATACTGTAGGCGAGGCAACTTATCTCATTGCTGATAAGGGGTATGATGCTGAGCACATTAGAATATATGCCCAGAACAAGGATATGATTCCCATCATTCCAATGAGATCAAATAGTAAAAGATCGAATAAGGAGTTTGATAAATATCTATATAAATTAAGACATTTAGTTGAAAATGTGTTTGCGAGATTGAAGCATTTCCGAGCGATTGCAACCCGATTTGATAAGCTTGCACGAAATTACCAGTCTATGATTTACATTGCTTGCATGTTTATTTGGTGTAAAGCCAAATGA